The DNA region AAAAGTATCGCCCAACGACAAGAAATATCTGAACACTACCTAGAAAAGCTAATGGGCCAACTACGCTCTGCAGGACTAGTGAAAAGCACTCGTGGTTCACAAGGCGGATATATTCTAGCTCGCTCTGCTAACCAAATCACAGTTGGTGATATTATTCGTGTTATGGAAGGCCCAATTGCTCCAGTTAACTGTTTACTATCTGAACAAGTTAATAATAGTTATTGCGATAAGGCTTGTAGTTGTATTACACGTGGAATTTGGGAAAAAGTTGCCAATAGTATCAGTACAGTTTTAGATAGCATTACTCTTGAGGATCTATGCAAGGAGGAACTAGGCAATGAGTAAAACAGTTGCGGTAGCGATGAGTGGCGGCGTTGATAGTTCTGTAGCCGCCAAGTTATTACTAGATCAAGGATATAAAGTAATAGGTTTAACTCTAAGACTATGGGGAGCCAAGCTCAATGATGCTGGGCAAAGCGTAGCTGAAATTGATGCAAAAAAAATCGCCGAAATGTTAAATATTCCGCACTTTATTATTGATTGCCAACAATATTTCCGTGAAAGCGTCGTAGAAAATTTCATCAGCGAATACGCCTTAGCCCGTACTCCAAATCCTTGTGTTAATTGTAATAAATTAATAAAATTTGGTCTATTATTCGAAGAAGCAATGTTACTTGGTGCCGATTATCTCGCTACTGGACATTATGTTCAGAAATTTATTAATCCAATAACTAAAACACATTATTTACAACAAGCTACAGATAAAAGCAAGGATCAAACCTATGTACTTTATAATATTAAAAGCACAATGTTAGAAAAATTAATTTTCCCACTAGGAGCTTACAGCAAAACTGAAGTTCGAGCGTTAGCTGAACAATTTAATTTACCCGTTTTTGCCAAAGCTGATAGTCAAGAGATTTGTTTTATTCCTAATGATAATTATCGCGATTTTTTGGTAAAACACAGCAATATCAAGCCACTTAAAGGTGATTTTGTTGATATAAATGGTAATATTTTAGGAGAGCATCAAGGCTTAGTAAATTATACCATTGGGCAACGCAAAGGTTTCAATATAGCCTTTGGTAAAAAAATGTATGTACTACGCCTAGATAAAAGTAAAAATCAAGTTGTCTTAGCCGATAATTCTGAAGTTTTTGCCCAAACTCTAAAAGTAACAGAC from Succinispira mobilis DSM 6222 includes:
- a CDS encoding RrF2 family transcriptional regulator, which encodes MKLSTKGRYGVTAMYDLAMHCQHGPVPLKSIAQRQEISEHYLEKLMGQLRSAGLVKSTRGSQGGYILARSANQITVGDIIRVMEGPIAPVNCLLSEQVNNSYCDKACSCITRGIWEKVANSISTVLDSITLEDLCKEELGNE
- the mnmA gene encoding tRNA 2-thiouridine(34) synthase MnmA, which produces MSKTVAVAMSGGVDSSVAAKLLLDQGYKVIGLTLRLWGAKLNDAGQSVAEIDAKKIAEMLNIPHFIIDCQQYFRESVVENFISEYALARTPNPCVNCNKLIKFGLLFEEAMLLGADYLATGHYVQKFINPITKTHYLQQATDKSKDQTYVLYNIKSTMLEKLIFPLGAYSKTEVRALAEQFNLPVFAKADSQEICFIPNDNYRDFLVKHSNIKPLKGDFVDINGNILGEHQGLVNYTIGQRKGFNIAFGKKMYVLRLDKSKNQVVLADNSEVFAQTLKVTDIVFVDERNLNSEYVLQVKIRYNAKPALAKIIVKGTTADIVFDQPQRAITPGQSAAFYEGDILVGGGIIEC